From the genome of Dictyoglomus sp.:
AAATAGAAAGGTATGCAGAAGAAGTAAGAAGAGTTTTAAATCCTGTCTGGATTGAAGAGTTTGGTGGAAAAGCACCTATGGAGGAGAAAGAAGAAGTGAAGGTATAAATGTTGGAATGGGATGAAGATTTTAAGAAGTTAATTTGTTTTTTGAAATATCAAAAAGAAAAGCCTTTTTTAATTTGTGATGAAAATACTTATAAGGTTTGTGGAGATTATATTTCGAAAGAATTAGAAAAACAAAAAAGAGAGTATGATTTATTAATTCTTCCAGGAAACTCTTCTTCTGACGAAAAAAGTATCTGTAAAGTTTTATTAAATACTGAAGAGAACTCATTAATAGTTTCCATAGGATCTGGAAGTATAACTGATACTGCAAGATTTGTGGCTTATAAACAAAAACTAAGATTTGTTTCTGTTCCTACAGCTCCTTCAATGGATGGATACGCATCACCTGTTTCCGCTCTTACTATTGATGGTTTAAAAACAACAGTTTTAGCTAAACCTCCCGAAAAAATCTTTGTAAATTTTAATATTATAAAAAACTCACCTGATATATTAAAAAAAGCTGGTTTTGGAGACTTAATGGGTAAATATACTGCTCTCTCCGATTGGATGCTTTCTAATATCTTAACAGGTGAGAATATAAATTTAAATGTAGTAAATGAAATGTATGATGCTTGTGAAAATACATTAAAAAGCATAGAAAAAGAAGATTTTGAAAAATTGCTTCTTGAAGGACTTGTTAAGTCGGGGAAACTAATGATAGTTGTGGGAAATTCAAGACCAGCATCAGGTTCTGAGCATCATTTAGCTCATTATTTAGAATTTTTAGGATATAATTTGTTTCATGGTATAAAAGTTGGTATTTCAACTTTATACATAATTCGCCTTTATAAAAATCTTTTGAAGATTGATTTAGATGATTTCAGAAACAATATTGCATATTCCATTGAAGATTGGAAAAAAGAGATTAAAAATAATTTTCCCAATATTTATGATAAAATTATTAAAGAAAATATTGAAAGACTAAAAAAAATGAATGATCCAAGTTTTAGAAGAGAAATGATTAAAAAAATTAAAGAGAATATTAAAAAAATATATTCAATTGTTGAAACTTTAGATAAAAAAGAAAAAGAAATTTTAGAGGGTTATAAAAAAATAAATTTTTCGATAACTTTAGAGGACTGGGGAATTAAAAAAGAGGACTTAAGAAGAGCAATAATCTATTCTCTATATATTCGTGATAGATTCTCAATTCTAACCTTATATCAAATGTTAGGAATATTAAAAGAAGAGGCAGAAAAGATTATTTCATAAGGGGAAATAGCTTTTGAGAAAAAACATAGGAATTATTGTAAATGCACTTTATGAAAGTTATCAGCTAAAAATACTTTCTGGAGCATTTACTGCAGGAAAGAAATTAAATGTAAACCTATTTACTTTTGTAGGGGGCTCCTTAAATCCTGACCCTGAAAGTTTACAGAGGAACCAGATATATAATCTCATATCAAAGGAAAGTCTCCATGGTCTTATTATATTGGGATTAGTAGTAGGTTTTAACCTTCCTAAAAATAAAATTGCTGAATTTTATAATAATTTCTCAAAAGAATTACCTATTGTAAGTATAGGTTTAAATTTAGAAAATATTCCTAGTATAATCGTGGATAATGAATTGGGATTTAAAGAACTCTTAATCCATATTATTGAAAAACATAAATACAAAAAAATTGCCTTTGTTAAAGGACCATCTAATAATGAAGAAGCCCAATCAAGATATGAGACTTTTATGGAGATTATGGAATATTATGGGATTAAAATAGATGATAATTTTATATTTGAAGGAGATTTTTCTGAAACTGCTGGGATAAATGCAATTAGGACCTTTCTCGATGAAAGAAAACTATTTCCTGATGCTATTATTTTTTCTAATGATACAATGGCAATTTCTGCTCTTAATGAGTTGAAAAGAAGAGGGATAAAAGTCCCACAAGATATTGCTATAACTGGATTTGATGATATAGAGGAAGCAAACCTTGTAGATCCACCTCTTACCACGGTATATCAGCCTCTTTATGATCTAGGCTTTAAATCTGTAGAAACATGTTATTCTATGATTTCAGGAGAAAAAGTGCATGATAAAATTATTCTTCCTACAAAAGTTAAAATTAGAGATTCCTGTGGTTGTAAACTTTTATTTGATAGAAAAAAAGTAGAACCTTTAGAGAAAGACAAGTTAAATAGTTTTAAAGATTTAAGAAATTTAAAAGAACAATTTCTTAAATATATAGAGAGAAATTTAAAATTCTATGATAAAGAAATAACTCCATCTTTAGAAAAGCTTTATTTATCATTTATAAATGATCTTGAAGAAAAAACTCAAAGAGATTTTCTTGAGAATTTAGAAAATTTTTTAAAAGAAGAAAAAAAGAATTTAGAAATTTATCATGAGTTCATATCTCTTCTTAGGAAATTTCTCTATCCCTATTTAAATGATACTCTTCTTATTATGGCAGAAAATTTATGGCACCAAGCAACAATTATAGTTAGTAATATTTCAGATAGAATTCAGAAATTAGAGAGAGTCAAAAGTCAACAACAAACCATACAAATTACAGGAATCGGAGTAGACTTTATTACAACCTTTAAATTAGAACATCTTCTTGATAGTATTTCCTCAAGACTATTGACCCTTGAGATTCCATCTTTTTATATTTCCTTATACGAAGATAAAATTCCCCCTTTTAAAAAAGCAAGACTAATTCTTGCGGTTAATGATGGAAAAAGATTGAGAGAGACAAATATTAACTATCTCTTAAAGGAAATAATACCTCAAAAATATCTTCCTAAGAGAAGATTTACAATGATTGTTGAGCCTCTATTCTTCCAGAATAATCCTCTTGGTTTTGCTATTTTTGAGGTAGGTCCAGAAATAGGAATAATATATGAAAATCTAAGATCTCAAATTAGTTCAGCTATTCAAGGAGCTTTAATCTTTGAGGAGAGGGAAAAATTTATAAATGAACTAACTACTATTAATAAAATTGGAAGCACAATTACTTCTACTATTGAGTCAGATCTTCTTTGGGACTTAGTTATAAAAGAGATTTCAAAAATTTTTGAATATTCTGCTTTTTATATAATTCTATGTAAGGAAAACCATACCAAATTTAAAATAGTTGCTAAGGATATAAAAGAGAATATTAAAAAAGACTTGTCTTCTACAGAAATAGATTTAATATTGAAGATCTTGGAAAAGAAAAAAGCAAGATGGAAAAGAAGCAAGGATGGTATGATCAAATCCTTCTTAGGAGTTCCTATTATATTAGGAGAAAAAGTTAAGGGGGCTTTAATTCTTGAGCATTTTGAAAAGGATAATTTATATAATGCACATAGTATTGATATTTTATCTATCATTTCCGATTTTATTGCCGTTGCTGTAGAAAATATTCACCTCTTTGAAGAAATAGAAAAACTAGCCATATTGGATCCTCTAA
Proteins encoded in this window:
- a CDS encoding iron-containing alcohol dehydrogenase; amino-acid sequence: MLEWDEDFKKLICFLKYQKEKPFLICDENTYKVCGDYISKELEKQKREYDLLILPGNSSSDEKSICKVLLNTEENSLIVSIGSGSITDTARFVAYKQKLRFVSVPTAPSMDGYASPVSALTIDGLKTTVLAKPPEKIFVNFNIIKNSPDILKKAGFGDLMGKYTALSDWMLSNILTGENINLNVVNEMYDACENTLKSIEKEDFEKLLLEGLVKSGKLMIVVGNSRPASGSEHHLAHYLEFLGYNLFHGIKVGISTLYIIRLYKNLLKIDLDDFRNNIAYSIEDWKKEIKNNFPNIYDKIIKENIERLKKMNDPSFRREMIKKIKENIKKIYSIVETLDKKEKEILEGYKKINFSITLEDWGIKKEDLRRAIIYSLYIRDRFSILTLYQMLGILKEEAEKIIS
- a CDS encoding diguanylate cyclase produces the protein MRKNIGIIVNALYESYQLKILSGAFTAGKKLNVNLFTFVGGSLNPDPESLQRNQIYNLISKESLHGLIILGLVVGFNLPKNKIAEFYNNFSKELPIVSIGLNLENIPSIIVDNELGFKELLIHIIEKHKYKKIAFVKGPSNNEEAQSRYETFMEIMEYYGIKIDDNFIFEGDFSETAGINAIRTFLDERKLFPDAIIFSNDTMAISALNELKRRGIKVPQDIAITGFDDIEEANLVDPPLTTVYQPLYDLGFKSVETCYSMISGEKVHDKIILPTKVKIRDSCGCKLLFDRKKVEPLEKDKLNSFKDLRNLKEQFLKYIERNLKFYDKEITPSLEKLYLSFINDLEEKTQRDFLENLENFLKEEKKNLEIYHEFISLLRKFLYPYLNDTLLIMAENLWHQATIIVSNISDRIQKLERVKSQQQTIQITGIGVDFITTFKLEHLLDSISSRLLTLEIPSFYISLYEDKIPPFKKARLILAVNDGKRLRETNINYLLKEIIPQKYLPKRRFTMIVEPLFFQNNPLGFAIFEVGPEIGIIYENLRSQISSAIQGALIFEEREKFINELTTINKIGSTITSTIESDLLWDLVIKEISKIFEYSAFYIILCKENHTKFKIVAKDIKENIKKDLSSTEIDLILKILEKKKARWKRSKDGMIKSFLGVPIILGEKVKGALILEHFEKDNLYNAHSIDILSIISDFIAVAVENIHLFEEIEKLAILDPLTGVLNRRGFEEIYQKEISRAKRYNRPLSVMILDMDDFKLLNDTYGHLFGDQILKEIANLLKKACRKGDTIGRYGGDEFAIILPETNIEDSNKVAERILRKIKNNPIITPNKKKISLKISIGIASYPEDTLEPEKLLALADTAMYKAKIYGGGQYSYFSSPSRISILKEIPKFDIFLGLINAIDHKDNYTFTHCQDVAKYAYKLGEKLKLSKEELEILNLAGRLHDIGKIGIPSEILKKPGPLSESEWNIIKEHPRLGYLILSQIPKMEKLLNAVLYHHERYDGKGYPQNLQGEDIPLFARILALADAYSAMRSDRPYRMALTKRQIIKEIQKNAGKQFDPELAKIFTNLIEKGEV